A region of Vigna radiata var. radiata cultivar VC1973A chromosome 6, Vradiata_ver6, whole genome shotgun sequence DNA encodes the following proteins:
- the LOC106762960 gene encoding uncharacterized protein LOC106762960, which produces MGGFTAEDLSTIGGIATVSLLHSFIPTHWLPFSIVGRAQKWTLSTTLIVTALGAILHVISTSLLGITAITMANTIAGEETVHKVASLLLVFLGGSYILLFLTGKGGHSHSHNQPMEKMAVAGLILVPALSPCATTLPVFLAVGNSSSMMVLAIVVLLFSTITVMTSLVALSFYGASQLKFHWVERYDKLLVGSVLCLVGVLTLLFHDHDHGDVISIGEQHSHRKIISF; this is translated from the exons ATGGGTGGCTTCACCGCTGAAGATCTGTCCACCATCGGCGGAATCGCCACCGTCTCACTCCTCCATTCATTCATCCCCACTCACTGGCTTCCTTTCTCCATTGTTGGTCGAGCGCAGAAATGGACTCTTTCCACAACTCTTATCGTCA CTGCTCTTGGAGCAATTTTGCATGTAATATCCACTTCACTGCTTGGTATAACGGCAATTACCATGGCGAACACCATTGCTGGTGAAGAAACAGTGCATAAGGTTGCTTCACTTTTGCTTGTATTTCTGGGTGGTAGTTATATACTGTTGTTTCTGACGGGAAAGGGTGGCCATAGTCATTCACACAACCAACCAATGGAGAAAATGGCTGTAGCTGGACTTATTCTTGTTCCCGCTTTGTCTCCTTGTGCTACAACTCTCCCAGTATTTCTCGCAGTTGGAAATTCATCTTCCATGATGGTGCTTGCCATCGTAGTACTATTGTTCAG TACAATAACTGTGATGACTTCGCTGGTAGCATTGTCGTTTTACGGAGCCAGTCAGCTGAAGTTTCACTGGGTGGAGCGGTATGACAAACTTCTTGTTGGTTCAGTGCTTTGTTTAGTTGGAGTATTGACCCTACTTTTCCATGATCATGATCATGGAGACGTGATTTCGATTGGAGAGCAGCACTCACATAGGAAGATTATTTCCTTTTGA